One genomic segment of Pseudonocardia sp. T1-2H includes these proteins:
- a CDS encoding APC family permease, which translates to MSTDPPHTLSGRLGVGSIVFMVVAAAAPLTVIAGTVPLGLAAGNGAAFPTTFALCCGILLLFAVGFCAMSRHVPEAGAFYAYVQRGLGHAPGLGSAFLALVTYTAVQLAVYGYVGAVIDGLVQHYGGPAVPWFVWSVLALAIVGALGYRHIELSGKVLGVLLVAEVAIVLVFDVVVVGRGEHLSTAFLHPPQVVSGSLGIAIMFAVASFIGFEATAVFRDEARDPERTIPRATYLALILIGVFYTLSSWSVVSAWGDAAAVEATGADPGNMILTTIANTLGPVGGDVAQILLVTSLFAAILSFHNVLARYFFALGNSRALPAACGRSHPRHASPHVASLTQSVSALVFVVVFAIAGMDPVAQVFAWMAGTATLGVLALMALTCVSVLVFFRRTGVDTRLWHTVVAPLLGLAGLLLCLWLTVSNFPTLIGGSPGLAAGIGAVLVLAFVLGAVWSRRRTPDPVTPAPAVEPA; encoded by the coding sequence ATGAGCACGGACCCTCCGCACACCCTCTCCGGCCGGCTCGGCGTCGGCTCCATCGTCTTCATGGTCGTCGCCGCCGCGGCGCCGCTGACCGTCATCGCCGGGACCGTCCCCCTCGGCCTCGCCGCCGGCAACGGCGCCGCCTTCCCGACGACGTTCGCGCTCTGCTGCGGGATCCTGCTGCTGTTCGCGGTCGGGTTCTGCGCGATGAGCCGCCACGTCCCGGAGGCCGGCGCGTTCTACGCCTACGTCCAGCGCGGGCTCGGCCACGCGCCCGGCCTCGGCTCCGCGTTCCTCGCCCTGGTCACCTACACCGCGGTGCAGCTGGCCGTGTACGGCTACGTCGGGGCCGTGATCGACGGCCTGGTCCAGCACTACGGCGGGCCGGCCGTGCCGTGGTTCGTGTGGTCGGTGCTGGCGCTCGCGATCGTCGGGGCGCTCGGCTACCGGCACATCGAGCTCAGCGGCAAGGTGCTCGGCGTCCTGCTGGTCGCCGAGGTCGCGATCGTCCTGGTGTTCGACGTGGTGGTGGTCGGGCGGGGCGAGCACCTCTCGACCGCGTTCCTGCACCCGCCGCAGGTGGTCTCCGGCTCGCTCGGGATCGCGATCATGTTCGCGGTCGCGTCGTTCATCGGGTTCGAGGCCACCGCCGTCTTCCGGGACGAGGCGAGGGACCCGGAGCGCACGATCCCCCGCGCCACCTACCTGGCACTGATCCTGATCGGCGTCTTCTACACGCTCTCCAGCTGGTCCGTCGTCTCCGCCTGGGGCGACGCGGCGGCGGTTGAGGCGACCGGCGCGGATCCCGGGAACATGATCCTCACGACGATCGCGAACACCCTCGGGCCGGTCGGCGGCGACGTCGCCCAGATCCTGCTGGTGACCAGCTTGTTCGCGGCGATCCTGTCCTTCCACAACGTCCTGGCCCGGTACTTCTTCGCGCTCGGCAACTCGCGGGCGCTCCCCGCCGCCTGCGGGCGCAGCCACCCGAGGCACGCGTCGCCGCACGTCGCGTCGCTGACCCAGTCCGTCTCCGCGCTGGTGTTCGTGGTGGTCTTCGCGATCGCCGGGATGGACCCGGTCGCCCAGGTCTTCGCGTGGATGGCCGGCACCGCGACCCTCGGGGTGCTCGCCCTGATGGCCCTGACCTGCGTCTCCGTGCTGGTGTTCTTCCGCCGGACCGGGGTCGACACCCGGCTGTGGCACACGGTCGTCGCCCCGCTGCTCGGGCTCGCCGGCCTGCTCCTGTGCCTCTGGCTGACCGTCTCGAACTTCCCCACCCTGATCGGCGGCTCCCCCGGGCTGGCCGCCGGGATCGGCGCGGTCCTGGTGCTCGCGTTCGTCCTGGGCGCAGTCTGGTCCCGGCGCCGCACTCCTGATCCCGTCACCCCCGCCCCGGCCGTCGAACCGGCCTGA
- a CDS encoding APC family permease, which produces MRDSRSLRLRDRSPVHGLARRRLGPLEVVAQSVSGAAPSAAMAATPAIVAASAGGGTVWSFAIATVLALLIAGCIGRFTRRMAAPGGLYSLTAKGLAPGAAFACGIALLVGYGLLAAAALAGVGAYLDALLARSGLPAGRVVITVAVVVVGLLVGALAVRGVRLSARVVLLVESVSITVMVVVFALLLLSGPAPGAVAPVPAAGFGGVAAGVLPALAAFIGFEVATALGAEARRPFRSVPRAVGLTAAVSGVLYLFAAQTQVVGFATTPGGLAGQAEPVLTLATARGWSWIPAVLDAGLIMSFFACALATTTALVRVLFSLSRDGVAPRALGRTHPRFHTPHVALAVALPVVVGVLAVPVASGVPIGLTLVALLTLATCGFLVAYLLVCLAAPVFLHRIGELTWPAVAATAVIVPILLIVLVVFVAGSRPAVVVLAAAVAVGGAWFGWLRLRRPDRIAAIGVYDETVTEDVLGQVAS; this is translated from the coding sequence ATGCGCGACAGCAGGTCGTTGCGGCTGCGGGACCGCTCGCCCGTGCACGGGCTGGCGCGCCGCCGGCTGGGGCCGCTGGAGGTCGTCGCGCAGTCCGTCTCCGGGGCCGCGCCGTCCGCCGCGATGGCCGCGACCCCGGCGATCGTCGCCGCGTCCGCGGGCGGCGGGACCGTGTGGTCGTTCGCGATCGCGACCGTCCTGGCGCTGCTGATCGCGGGCTGCATCGGCCGGTTCACCCGCCGGATGGCCGCGCCCGGCGGCCTCTACAGCCTGACGGCCAAGGGGCTCGCCCCCGGCGCCGCGTTCGCCTGCGGGATCGCGCTCCTGGTCGGCTACGGGCTGCTCGCCGCCGCGGCGCTCGCCGGGGTCGGCGCCTATCTCGACGCGCTGCTGGCCCGGTCCGGGCTCCCGGCCGGTCGGGTCGTGATCACGGTCGCGGTCGTGGTGGTCGGCCTGCTGGTCGGGGCGCTGGCGGTGCGCGGGGTCCGGCTGTCCGCCCGGGTGGTGTTGCTGGTCGAGAGCGTGTCGATCACGGTGATGGTGGTCGTGTTCGCGCTGCTGCTGCTCAGCGGCCCGGCGCCGGGGGCGGTCGCACCCGTGCCGGCGGCCGGCTTCGGTGGCGTGGCGGCCGGTGTCCTGCCGGCGCTCGCCGCGTTCATCGGGTTCGAGGTCGCGACGGCGCTCGGTGCCGAGGCGCGCCGGCCGTTCCGCAGCGTCCCCCGGGCGGTCGGTCTGACGGCCGCCGTCAGCGGCGTGCTGTACCTGTTCGCCGCGCAGACCCAGGTCGTCGGGTTCGCGACGACGCCCGGCGGGCTCGCCGGTCAGGCCGAGCCGGTGCTGACCCTGGCCACGGCCCGCGGCTGGTCCTGGATCCCGGCGGTGCTCGACGCCGGCCTGATCATGTCCTTCTTCGCCTGCGCCCTGGCGACGACGACGGCCCTGGTCCGGGTGCTCTTCTCGCTGTCCCGGGACGGCGTCGCACCGCGGGCCCTCGGCAGGACCCACCCGCGCTTCCACACCCCGCACGTCGCGCTGGCCGTCGCGCTGCCCGTGGTCGTCGGGGTGCTCGCGGTGCCGGTGGCGTCCGGCGTGCCGATCGGGCTCACGCTCGTCGCCCTGCTGACGCTCGCGACCTGCGGGTTCCTCGTCGCCTACCTGCTGGTGTGCCTGGCCGCGCCGGTGTTCCTGCACCGCATCGGCGAGCTGACGTGGCCCGCGGTGGCCGCAACGGCCGTCATCGTACCGATCCTGCTGATCGTGCTCGTGGTGTTCGTCGCGGGGTCGCGGCCGGCGGTCGTCGTGCTGGCCGCGGCGGTCGCTGTGGGCGGGGCGTGGTTCGGCTGGCTGCGGCTGCGGCGCCCGGACCGGATCGCGGCCATCGGGGTGTACGACGAGACGGTCACCGAGGACGTCCTCGGGCAGGTGGCGTCGTGA
- a CDS encoding IclR family transcriptional regulator: MTAPVPLSGRQPRAVRSALAVLEEVVATGPGVTAKEISAALKLPQATTYRLLNLLVGEEYLVRLPDLKGFALGRRAARLAVPVVTTPPTAARAVVDHLRGLVRWGVHLASFGSGQVVLVDPDPDHPPSDAALLARYPQVSALGRLLLAEQADWRALVRELRVFTEHTVSGTAELAITLGVVAREGIARQCGELRADRGCLAVPVRAPDGRLVAGLALSGPAHRVAEPNPELVELLREHAERLSPLLG; the protein is encoded by the coding sequence GTGACCGCTCCCGTTCCCCTGTCGGGCCGGCAGCCGCGCGCCGTGCGCAGCGCGCTCGCTGTGCTGGAGGAGGTCGTCGCGACCGGCCCCGGGGTGACGGCGAAGGAGATCTCCGCGGCGCTCAAGCTGCCGCAGGCCACGACCTACCGGCTGCTGAACCTGCTGGTCGGGGAGGAGTACCTGGTCCGGCTGCCGGACCTGAAGGGGTTCGCGCTGGGCCGCCGCGCCGCCCGGCTCGCCGTCCCCGTCGTGACGACACCGCCCACCGCCGCCCGCGCCGTCGTCGATCATCTCCGGGGGCTGGTCCGGTGGGGCGTGCACCTGGCGTCGTTCGGCTCCGGCCAGGTAGTGCTGGTCGACCCGGATCCGGACCATCCGCCGAGCGACGCCGCGCTGCTCGCCCGGTACCCGCAGGTCTCCGCGCTCGGGCGGTTGCTGCTGGCGGAGCAGGCGGACTGGCGGGCGCTGGTGCGGGAGCTTCGTGTGTTCACCGAGCACACGGTGTCCGGGACCGCGGAGCTCGCGATCACGCTGGGCGTGGTCGCGCGCGAGGGGATCGCCCGGCAGTGCGGCGAGCTGCGCGCGGACCGCGGCTGCCTCGCGGTCCCGGTACGGGCGCCGGACGGGCGGCTGGTCGCGGGTCTGGCTCTGTCCGGTCCGGCACACCGGGTCGCGGAGCCGAACCCGGAGCTCGTCGAGCTGCTTCGGGAGCACGCCGAGCGGCTCTCACCCCTCCTGGGCTGA
- a CDS encoding MFS transporter — MSIAARELSPAGLRRVLAVLCVTEVTSWGVLYYAFPVLAPSIAADTGWSVGETTAAFSLGLVVSALLGIPAGRLLDRRGPRLLMTTCSALAVPAVGGIALAGSLPLFFAAWVLAGVAMAGTLYPPAFAALTRWWGSRRVTALTALTLLAGLSSTVFAPLTATLLGHLGWRDTYLVLAVVLGVITIPAHLLGLRGPWPVAEPSPARGTPDSIVRSRPFVLLVVAVGLGAFTAFAVVVNQVPLLIDRGLSTTAAAWALGLGGVGQVLGRLGYGRLAAIAPRPRAILILGLMGATTAGLGLLPGPVGLLVAMAMLTGAARGVFTLLQATAVSDRWGTEHYGRLGGILSAPAMVATAVAPWAGAVLAGALGGYPALFLLLAAVAVVAALLAAGTGVEDRGS, encoded by the coding sequence ATGAGCATCGCGGCCCGGGAACTGAGCCCTGCCGGGTTGCGCCGGGTGCTCGCCGTCCTCTGCGTCACCGAGGTGACCAGCTGGGGCGTCCTCTACTACGCCTTCCCGGTGCTCGCGCCGTCGATCGCGGCGGACACCGGCTGGTCCGTCGGCGAGACCACCGCCGCATTCTCACTCGGGCTCGTCGTGTCCGCACTGCTCGGGATCCCGGCCGGGCGGCTGCTCGATCGTCGCGGTCCCCGGCTCCTGATGACCACCTGCTCCGCGCTCGCCGTCCCCGCCGTCGGCGGTATCGCGCTCGCCGGATCGCTGCCCCTGTTCTTCGCCGCCTGGGTACTCGCGGGCGTGGCGATGGCGGGGACGCTCTACCCGCCGGCCTTCGCGGCGCTGACCCGCTGGTGGGGGAGCCGCCGGGTCACCGCGCTCACCGCCCTCACGCTCCTCGCTGGTCTGTCCAGCACCGTCTTCGCGCCGCTGACCGCGACCCTGCTGGGGCATCTCGGCTGGCGGGACACCTATCTCGTGCTGGCCGTGGTGCTCGGGGTGATCACGATCCCGGCCCACCTGCTCGGCCTGCGGGGCCCGTGGCCGGTGGCCGAACCGTCGCCCGCGAGGGGCACCCCCGACTCGATCGTCCGCAGCCGGCCGTTCGTGTTGCTCGTCGTGGCCGTCGGACTGGGGGCGTTCACCGCGTTCGCGGTGGTGGTGAACCAGGTGCCGCTGCTGATCGACCGGGGGCTCTCGACGACCGCGGCGGCGTGGGCACTCGGGCTCGGCGGCGTCGGGCAGGTCCTCGGGCGGCTCGGCTACGGGCGGCTGGCGGCGATCGCGCCCCGGCCCCGGGCGATCCTGATCCTCGGCCTCATGGGGGCGACGACGGCGGGGCTCGGCCTGCTGCCGGGGCCGGTCGGCCTGCTCGTCGCCATGGCGATGCTGACCGGCGCGGCCCGGGGGGTCTTCACGTTGCTGCAGGCCACGGCGGTGAGCGATCGCTGGGGCACCGAGCACTACGGGCGGCTCGGCGGGATCCTGTCCGCGCCCGCGATGGTCGCGACGGCGGTCGCGCCCTGGGCCGGGGCTGTGCTGGCCGGGGCACTGGGCGGGTATCCGGCGCTGTTCCTGCTGCTGGCGGCGGTGGCGGTGGTCGCGGCCCTGCTGGCGGCCGGCACCGGCGTGGAGGATCGAGGATCGTGA
- a CDS encoding pentapeptide repeat-containing protein has product MTQELRADCSRCAGLCCVAPAFARSSDFAVDKPAGQACGNLQQDFRCGIHADLRSSGFTGCTVFDCFGAGQQVTQVTFGGDDWRATPALAPGMFAAFSTMRQLHELRWYLTEALARDEAASLHADLGVLLAETEDLCARDAATLAQVDVPGHRGKVNELLLQTGELVRAAVPGRTQDRRGADMIGKKLRKADLRGANLRGAYLIGADLRGADLRRAELIGADLRGADLCGADLTDCLFLTRFQVNAARGDAATRLPAALSRPPHWR; this is encoded by the coding sequence GTGACCCAGGAACTGCGCGCGGACTGCAGCCGCTGCGCGGGGCTGTGCTGCGTGGCCCCGGCGTTCGCGCGGTCGTCGGACTTCGCCGTCGACAAGCCCGCCGGGCAGGCCTGCGGGAACCTGCAGCAGGACTTCCGGTGCGGCATCCACGCGGACCTGCGGAGCAGCGGGTTCACCGGCTGCACCGTGTTCGACTGCTTCGGCGCGGGCCAGCAGGTCACCCAGGTGACGTTCGGCGGGGACGACTGGCGCGCGACGCCCGCGCTCGCGCCGGGCATGTTCGCGGCCTTCTCGACCATGCGCCAGCTCCACGAGCTGCGCTGGTACCTGACCGAGGCGCTCGCGCGGGACGAGGCGGCGTCGCTGCACGCGGACCTCGGCGTGCTGCTCGCCGAGACCGAGGACCTCTGCGCGCGGGACGCCGCGACACTGGCGCAGGTCGACGTGCCGGGCCACCGCGGGAAGGTGAACGAGCTGCTCCTGCAGACCGGCGAGCTGGTGCGCGCGGCGGTCCCGGGCCGGACGCAGGACCGGCGGGGCGCGGACATGATCGGCAAGAAGCTGCGCAAGGCGGACCTGCGCGGCGCGAACCTGCGCGGGGCCTACCTGATCGGCGCCGACCTCCGGGGCGCGGACCTGCGCCGCGCGGAGCTCATCGGCGCGGACCTGCGCGGCGCGGACCTGTGCGGCGCGGACCTCACGGACTGCCTCTTCCTCACCCGGTTCCAGGTCAACGCCGCCCGTGGCGACGCCGCCACGCGGCTCCCCGCCGCGTTGAGCCGGCCCCCGCACTGGCGATGA
- a CDS encoding TIM barrel protein, with the protein MTTARIAGAPISWGVCEVPGWGHQLTPERVLREMTEVGLVATEFGPDGFLPPDPSDMAAVLERHRLEAVGGFTPLLLHVPSHDPVPAVERLLASYKASDADTLVLSAISGADGYDSRPDLDETGWATLLANLDRLTEVAAAHEVLAVLHPHVGTMVENGDEVRRVLEGSSVSLCLDTGHLLIGGTDPAELTRQAPERIAHTHFKDVDLGLARQVQDGRRSYTEAVREGMYRPLGTGDVDFPAIVGHLRAQGYEGWYVLEQDTILTEEPTDEGPVADVHTSVENLRTVLHG; encoded by the coding sequence ATGACGACTGCGCGGATCGCCGGCGCCCCCATCTCCTGGGGCGTCTGCGAGGTACCGGGCTGGGGCCACCAGCTCACCCCGGAGCGTGTGCTCCGCGAGATGACCGAGGTCGGGCTCGTCGCCACCGAGTTCGGGCCGGACGGCTTCCTGCCGCCGGACCCGTCGGACATGGCGGCGGTGCTCGAGCGGCACCGTCTCGAGGCGGTGGGCGGCTTCACCCCGCTCCTGCTGCACGTGCCGTCGCACGACCCGGTGCCGGCCGTCGAGCGGCTGCTGGCGAGCTACAAGGCGTCGGACGCGGACACGCTCGTGCTCTCCGCGATCAGTGGCGCCGACGGCTACGACTCCCGCCCCGACCTCGACGAGACCGGGTGGGCCACGCTGCTCGCCAACCTGGACCGGCTCACCGAGGTCGCGGCCGCGCACGAGGTGCTCGCGGTGCTGCACCCGCACGTCGGCACGATGGTCGAGAACGGCGACGAGGTGCGGCGGGTCCTCGAGGGCTCGTCGGTCTCGCTGTGCCTCGACACCGGGCACCTGCTGATCGGCGGCACCGACCCCGCGGAGCTGACCCGGCAGGCGCCGGAGCGGATCGCGCACACCCACTTCAAGGACGTCGACCTGGGGCTGGCGCGGCAGGTCCAGGACGGGCGGCGCAGCTACACCGAGGCTGTCCGGGAGGGCATGTACCGGCCGCTCGGCACGGGTGACGTGGACTTCCCCGCCATCGTCGGGCACCTGCGCGCGCAGGGCTACGAGGGCTGGTACGTCCTGGAGCAGGACACGATCCTGACCGAGGAGCCGACGGACGAGGGCCCGGTCGCGGACGTGCACACCAGCGTGGAGAACCTCCGGACCGTCCTCCACGGCTGA
- a CDS encoding SDR family oxidoreductase, producing the protein MMLQGRVVLVSGGTSGVGASAARAAAREGASVVVTGRRREQGEKVAAEFGGRYVPCDVADVAQVRTAVDAVVAEFGRVDGLVNAAGLTSRGTLLNTTPELFDAHMAVNLRGPFFLMQAVVADMVRRGEPGAIVNVISEARRGGAPVLAPYVAAKAGLAGLTRNAAYAHRGDRIRINGLDIGWTDTDGEDATQREFHGAGDDWREQAAKKLPLGRLADPDEIADMIVFLLSARSGVVTGSVLDWDQAVVGAHD; encoded by the coding sequence ATGATGCTTCAGGGAAGGGTCGTCCTGGTCAGCGGGGGAACGTCCGGGGTCGGCGCGTCGGCGGCCCGGGCGGCGGCCCGCGAGGGCGCGTCCGTCGTGGTCACGGGGCGCCGGCGCGAGCAGGGCGAGAAGGTGGCGGCCGAGTTCGGCGGCCGCTACGTGCCGTGCGACGTCGCCGACGTCGCACAGGTCCGGACCGCGGTGGACGCGGTCGTCGCCGAGTTCGGCCGGGTCGACGGGCTGGTCAACGCGGCCGGCCTGACGTCGCGGGGCACGCTGCTGAACACCACGCCGGAGCTGTTCGACGCGCACATGGCCGTCAACCTGCGCGGGCCGTTCTTCCTGATGCAGGCCGTCGTCGCGGACATGGTGCGGCGCGGCGAGCCCGGCGCGATCGTCAACGTCATCTCCGAGGCCCGCCGGGGCGGCGCGCCTGTCCTCGCGCCGTACGTCGCCGCGAAGGCCGGGCTCGCGGGGCTGACCAGGAACGCGGCCTACGCGCACCGCGGCGACCGGATCCGGATCAACGGCCTGGACATCGGCTGGACGGACACCGACGGCGAGGACGCCACCCAGCGCGAGTTCCACGGCGCGGGCGACGACTGGCGCGAGCAGGCCGCGAAGAAGCTCCCGCTCGGGCGGCTGGCCGACCCCGACGAGATCGCCGACATGATCGTTTTCCTGCTGTCCGCCCGCAGCGGCGTGGTCACCGGGTCCGTCCTGGACTGGGACCAGGCCGTCGTGGGTGCCCATGACTGA
- a CDS encoding phytanoyl-CoA dioxygenase family protein: MTGSVRPPGLRPGTTASDTSRPAAAWLDPADARLEDLRAVVEQETDPDEYPRAEIVRGVPVYAARALAGGDRRDAAAEVVHALLDGPGIVVLAGAFEPAVVDRVSEAFRGLIEAQRASGAVAGDHFAAAGSNDRVWNALEKLAVADPDAFAAYYANDALALVCDGWLGPDYQVTSQVNVVNPGGAAQSPHRDYHLGFQTTAGAARYAAHIHRLTPALTLQGAVAHVDMPLESGPTLYLPHSQKYPYGYLVADREEFREYFQARHVQLPLAKGDAVFFNPALLHGAGTNRTADVRRMANLLQVSSAFGRAMESVDRARVSTAVLPALRRLRDAGASERALANVVAASAEGYAFPTDLDRDPPVDGLAPPSQADLLRAAVAEGWDDARFAATLAEHTARRHG, translated from the coding sequence ATGACCGGCTCCGTCCGGCCGCCGGGTCTGCGGCCCGGCACCACTGCGTCCGACACCTCCCGGCCCGCCGCGGCCTGGCTCGATCCGGCGGACGCCCGGCTCGAGGACCTGCGCGCGGTCGTCGAACAGGAGACCGATCCGGACGAGTACCCGCGCGCGGAGATCGTCCGCGGCGTTCCGGTGTACGCCGCCCGGGCCCTCGCCGGCGGGGACCGCCGGGACGCCGCGGCCGAGGTCGTGCACGCGCTGCTCGACGGGCCCGGGATCGTCGTGCTGGCCGGAGCCTTCGAGCCCGCCGTCGTCGACCGGGTCTCCGAGGCGTTCCGCGGGCTGATCGAGGCCCAGCGCGCCTCGGGCGCCGTCGCCGGGGACCACTTCGCGGCCGCGGGCAGCAACGACCGGGTCTGGAACGCGCTGGAGAAGCTGGCCGTCGCGGACCCGGACGCCTTCGCGGCGTACTACGCGAACGACGCGCTCGCGCTCGTCTGCGACGGGTGGCTCGGTCCGGACTACCAGGTGACGTCCCAGGTCAACGTCGTGAACCCCGGCGGCGCGGCGCAGAGCCCGCACCGGGACTACCACCTCGGCTTCCAGACCACGGCGGGTGCCGCGCGCTACGCCGCGCACATCCACCGGCTCACCCCGGCCCTGACCCTGCAGGGCGCGGTCGCGCACGTCGACATGCCGCTGGAGAGCGGCCCGACGCTGTACCTGCCGCACTCGCAGAAGTACCCGTACGGCTACCTGGTGGCAGACCGCGAGGAGTTCCGCGAGTACTTCCAGGCCCGCCACGTGCAGCTGCCGCTCGCCAAGGGCGACGCCGTGTTCTTCAACCCGGCCCTCCTGCACGGCGCCGGGACGAACCGCACCGCCGACGTCCGCCGGATGGCCAACCTGCTCCAGGTGTCGTCGGCGTTCGGACGCGCGATGGAGTCCGTGGACCGGGCGCGGGTCAGCACGGCCGTCCTGCCGGCACTCCGCCGCCTCCGGGACGCGGGGGCGTCGGAGCGCGCGCTGGCGAACGTGGTCGCGGCGTCCGCCGAGGGCTACGCGTTCCCCACCGACCTCGACCGGGACCCGCCCGTCGACGGACTGGCCCCGCCCTCCCAGGCGGACCTGCTCCGCGCCGCGGTGGCCGAGGGCTGGGACGACGCGCGGTTCGCCGCGACGCTGGCCGAGCACACCGCGCGGCGGCACGGATGA